One Vidua chalybeata isolate OUT-0048 chromosome 22, bVidCha1 merged haplotype, whole genome shotgun sequence genomic region harbors:
- the NPHP4 gene encoding nephrocystin-4 isoform X1: MLSFPTFPWLCHPLAWRQVLQQHVKLSVAMRLIWAPLRKRELPLLPKCVLSFGDAELACPRASPKPVCCALQGAQYQLRLSLFDATYHHFFGRTWRSSWRAASAAPPRSARATFNEVVYFHTSLNHPGIAAVVEVVMMAREGDGGSQHLSCGFGIIPLFHGGSEVTDPATEDRALKLYHGTPRALLHPRFQDPVEKNKYMTVMEKSHLQYGLKSHQPLEAIFHLLPENLLISGLQTVPGLLPAHGDTGDCLQKPRLMKTVTCYLERLFIHLYPSLEEFEEELLDLLNSDRLLQANTALDGEEVVVRERRLHVGVHNGLRFVRAPQVAVLVPEAELSPGRCQGMPSSGARDADQALVLRSRIQLSEMVPHPAFRVCFQLEYVFCSTARAGGKALSGSARSEAADMRSVRWAVWSPVPGTGDTDVILPLRGGARRGPCQALVYRTPPSSRQGKHMESGTIQFHVSTDSEEHLVTAAKILCKDRDESKKPPTPSLRVPAPRRVAVSPRGPGLSVSQLMASPRGTGRTLQQDGAITHLEADLGSPDAEPCASDQLRALPFTPLQLPMAAVGLQACSSHVSLSRAALARLHAAGFPDILDRNQEPVEISEPVELGSFNLRLEEADPLQGNEIVLQFLAFGRDAQGSMEGLWPRTIFLTFQFYRFPPVTTPRLQLVSTEGGLATGLAVPAQLLVRVNEDGTLTRPPGLQLKYMVDPAFLRPGEQRWFLRYLAEHSLQIDVWDGDSLLHFGSAAIKLEPLLRQGQTAVRTYHELEVATTEYEPDGTVMGREALRHGALRPLGVRVAVRGRLHLCLANIGHPCEETPEQLPSHSCIVTAPDTTVTTPGGRGCSLSTPGGRRTAWARRLVDVDNELEAALRSRRPEGWPKQRAWDLQVIDSYRNHIKGECIYQMLSQAITATRTVHAVLGTAEFFEFALKNPYGVQHTVTIEVDHPELSVILDPREWRHFKELTRSVTPVEEDMFHLSEDLKPQVYLRPSETVHIPFKFQTFSADPAMVAAQGPAGLSTGANENTHSLGKSGAKQTKLIQVSFQVSRGKPIALLRVKVEPQPHVVDQTFRFYHPELTFLKKTIRLPPWHTLPGTPVGVPGGQPEMFVRCSDPDIICETKSLGPGEPQDIFLKVAGGPSPQIKKFFVAIYTDAWLAAPVQIWQFYLHSLQRLDVACTAGQLTRLSLLLRGTAAPRRVQAFTSHPQELEVDPNGAFLLPANGIQDLYIGVRPRRAGSKFIYLNLVDVESHQLVSSWLLCLSCRQPLISKAFEISLPAGGGKGCNKRITYTNPYPSPRLYFLCTNRPDLLQFKEDSFEVAGGEVYTIGLRFAPSQTVGEEEILIHINDHEDKNEETFCVKVLYQ; encoded by the exons ATGCTcagttttcccacttttccttgGCTCTGTCATCCTCTGGCTTGGAGGCAGGTTCTGCAGCAACACGTGAAGCTGTCTGTGGCCATGCGCCTGATTTGGGCACCCCTTAGAAAACGGGAATTACCTCTCTTACCCAAGTGTGTTCTGAGCTTTGGGGACGCAGAGCTGGCTTGTCCCCGAGCGTCCCCAAAGCCGGTGTGTTGTGCCTTGCAGGGAGCCCAGTACCAGCTGCGCCTGTCCCTTTTCGATGCCACCTACCACCACTTCTTTGGGAGGACGTGGAGGAGCAGCTGGCGAGCTGCCAGCGCTGCCCCGCCGCGCTCGGCCAGGGCGACGTTCAACGAG GTTGTTTATTTCCACACCTCCTTGAACCACCCTGGCATTGCTGCTGTCGTGGAAGTTGTAATGATGGCTAGGGAAGGGGATGGGGGCTCTCAGCACCTTTCCTGCGGCTTTGGAATCATCCCCCTCTTCCACGGCGGATCAGAGGTGACAGACCCGGCCACTGAGGACAGAGC GCTGAAGCTGTACCATGGGACACCACGTGCCCTACTGCACCCACGCTTCCAGGACCCTGTGGAAA agaacAAATACATGACAGTGATGGAGAAGAGCCACCTGCAGTATGGCCTGAAGtcccaccagcccctggagGCAATATTTCACCTACTTCCTGAAAACCTGCTGATATCTGGGCTGCAGACTGTTCCTGGCTTGCTGCCGGCACATGGAGACACAG GCGACTGCTTGCAGAAGCCCCGGCTGATGAAGACGGTCACCTGCTATCTGGAGCGCCTTTTCATCCACTTGTACCCTTCCCTGGAGGAGTTTGAGGAGGAATTGCTGGATTTACTGAACAGTGATCGCTTACTTCAG GCTAACACTGCGCTGGATGGTGAGGAGGTGGTGGTTCGGGAGCGGCGGCTGCACGTCGGCGTCCACAATGGCCTGCGCTTCGTCCGGGCACCGCAGGtcgctgtgctggtgccagAGGCAGAATTGTCACCAGGTCGCTGCCAGGGGATgcccagctctggagccag GGATGCAGATCAAGCCCTAGTGCTGAGGAGCCGCATCCAGCTGAGTGAAATGGTCCCTCACCCGGCATTCAGGGTCTGCTTCCAGCTGGAATATGTCTTCTGCAGCACAGCGAGAGCTGGTGGCAAG GCCCTGTCCGGCAGTGCTCGCAGTGAGGCGGCCGACATGCGCTCGGTGCGCTGGGCTGTCTGGAGCCCCGTCCCGGGCACCGGTGACACGGACGTCATCCTCCCCCTGCGTGGTGGTGCCCGCCGTGGCCCCTGCCAAGCCTTGGTCTACCGGACCCCACCGAGCTCCCGGCAG GGGAAGCACATGGAGTCTGGGACTATCCAATTCCATGTTTCCACTGATTCGGAAGAACATCTTGTAACTGCTGCGAAGATCCTATGTAAAGACAGGGACGAGTCGAAGAAGCCTCCTACGCCATCGCTGA GAGTGCCAGCCCCACGACGAGTGGCAGTCTCCCCACGAGGACCAGGG CTGTCCGTATCCCAGCTCATGGCCTCGCCACGGGGCACAGGCCGGAccctgcagcaggatggggcCATCACCCACCTGGAGGCCGACCTGGGCTCGCCGGACgcagagccctgtgccagcGACCAGCTGCGGGCGCTGCCCTTCACCCCGCTGCAGCTGCCCatggctgctgtggggctgcaggcaTGCAG TTCCCACGTGTCCCTCTCTCGTGCCGCGCTGGCGCGCCTGCACGCTGCCGGTTTTCCAGACATCCTGGACCGCAACCAAGAGCCGGTGGAAATCTCAGAGCCAGTGGAGCTGGGCAGTTTCAACCTGCGGCTGGAGGAAGCTGACCCTCTGCAGGGCAATGAAATAGTCCTGCAGTTCCTGGCTTTTGGCAG AGATGCCCAGGGCAGCATGGAGGGGCTGTGGCCAAGGACTATCTTCCTCACCTTCCAGTTCTACCGTTTCCCACCGGTCACCACGCCCCGGCTGCAGCTGGTCAGCACAGAGGGCGGGCTGGCAACCGGGCTGGCTGTGCCGGCGCAGCTCCTTGTCCGTGTCAACGAGGATGGGACCCTAACCA GACCACCGGGCTTGCAGCTGAAGTACATGGTGGATCCAGCTTTCCTGCGGCCCGGGGAGCAGCGCTGGTTCCTGCGGTAcctggctgagcacagcctCCAGATTGATGTCTGGGATGGAGATTCCCTGCTCCATTTTGGGTCTGCTGCCATTAAACTGGAG cccctgctgcgCCAGGGCCAGACGGCCGTCAGGACCTACCACGAGCTGGAGGTGGCCACGACTGAGTACGAGCCGGACGGGACGGTGATGGGCCGGGAGGCTCTGCGGCACGGCGCCCTGCGGCCCCTCGGAGTCCGTGTGGCTGTGAGGGGCCGCCTCCACCTCTGCCTGGCCAATATTG GTCACCCATGCGAGGagaccccagagcagctgccatcCCATTCCTGCATTGTCACTGCACCAGACACCACTGTCACCACCCCAGGTGGCAGGGGGTGCTCCCTGAGCACTCCTGGTG GCAGGAGGACGGCGTGGGCACGGAGGCTGGTGGATGTGGACAACGAGCTGGAGGCCGCACTGCGCAGTCGCCGGCCAGAA ggctggccaaAGCAGCGTGCCTGGGACCTGCAGGTCATTGACTCCTACCGGAATCACATCAAGGGAGAGTGCATCTACCAGATGCTCAGCCAGGCCATCACAGCCACCCGCACTGTCCAcgctgtgctggggacagctgagTTCTTTGAGTTCGCCCTGAAGAACCCGTATGGCGTCCAGCACACCGTGACCATTGAGGTCGACCACCCTGAGCTCAG TGTCATACTGGACCCGAGGGAGTGGCGCCACTTCAAGGAGCTGACCAGGAGTGTTACACCGGTGGAAGAGGATATGTTCCATCTCAGTGAGGATCTCAAGCCTCAGGTCTACCTGCGCCCCAGTGAGACTGTCCACATCCCCTTCAAATTCCAGACCTTCTCCGCAGACCCCGCCATGGTTGCGGCACAG GGGCCAGCTGGGCTGAGCACTGGTGCCAATGAGAACACTCACTCCCTTGGGAAGAGTGGAGCCAAGCAGACAAAGCTCATCCAG GTCTCCTTCCAGGTGAGCAGGGGGAAGCCCATTGCACTCCTGCGGGTGAAGGTGGAGCCACAGCCCCATGTGGTGGACCAGACCTTTCGCTTCTACCACCCAGAGCTCACCTTCCTGAAGAAGACCATTCGGCTGCCTCCCTGGCACACTCTCCCTG GCACGCCAGTGGGGGTGCCGGGAGGACAACCTGAGATGTTCGTTCGCTGCAGCGACCCCGACATCATTTGTGAAACCAAATCCTTG GGGCCTGGCGAGCCACAGGACATCTTTCTCAAAGTAGCCGGAGGACCAAGCCCGCAGATCAAAAAGTTCTTTGTTGCTATTTATAC GGACGCCTGGCTGGCAGCACCTGTCCAGATTTGGCAGTTCTACCTGCACTCCCTGCAGCGCCTGGACGTCGCCTGCACGGCCGGGCAGCTCACGcgcctctccctgctgctgcgTGGCACCGCGGCCCCGCGGAGGGTGCAGGCCTTCACTTCCCacccccaggagctggag GTGGATCCGAACGgtgccttcctcctccctgccaaTGGCATTCAGGACCTCTACATTGGTGTGAGGCCACGGCGGGCTGGCAGCAAGTTCATCTACCTCAACCTGGTGGATGTGGAGTCCCACCAGCTGGtgtcctcctggctgctctgcctgtcctgcaggCAGCCTCTCATCTCCAAG GCCTTTGAGATCTCGCTGCCTGCGGGAGGTGGGAAAGGCTGCAACAAGCGCATCACCTACACCAACCCCTACCCCTCGCCCCGGCTCTACTTCTTATGCACCAACCGCCCTGACCTGCTGCAGTTCAAGGAGGACTCCTTCGAG GTGGCGGGAGGGGAGGTGTACACCATCGGCCTGCGCTTCGCCCCGAGCCAGActgtgggggaggaggagatCCTGATTCACATCAATGACCACGAGGACAAGAATGAGGAGACCTTCTGTGTGAAGGTCCTGTACCAGTGA